The following is a genomic window from Bacillus sp. V2I10.
CTCAAACAAAACTTTACCCGGCTTAACTACTGCTACCCAGCCTTCTGGAGCACCTTTACCGGATCCCATACGTACCTCTAGAGGTTTAGCCGTGTAAGGCTTAGAAGGGAAAATTTTGATCCAGACTTTACCGCCACGTTTCATGTAACGAGTCATCGCAATACGAGCTGCCTCGATTTGACGATTTGTGATCCATGAAGCTTCTAAAGCTTGAATACCGAACTCACCGAAGTGAACTTCTGTACCGCCTTTAGCACGACCGCGCATTTTTCCACGGTGCTCTCTGCGATACTTAACGCGTTTTGGCAACAACATAATTATTTTCCTCCTTCCTCTTTTTTCTTCTTAGTAGGAAGAACCTCTCCACGATAGATCCAAACTTTTACGCCTAATTTACCATAAGTAGTGTCAGCTTCAGCTGTACCATAGTCAATATCAGCACGAAGAGTGTGAAGTGGAACAGTTCCTTCACTGTAATGTTCAGAACGAGCAATATCAGCACCGCCAAGACGACCAGATACCATTGTTTTAATTCCTTTTGCACCAGCGCGCATAGCACGTTGAATTGTTTGCTTTTGAGCACGACGGAAAGAAATACGGTTTTCTAATTGACGAGCAATATTTTCAGCAACTAATTTAGCATCTAAATCAGCTCTTTTAATTTCAAGGATGTTGATGTGTACACGTTTGCCAGTTAATTGATTAAGAGCTTTACGAAGTGCTTCCACTTCAGTACCGCCTTTACCGATAACCATGCCCGGTTTAGCTGTGTGTACTGTAACATTCACACGATTTGCAGCACGTTCAATTTCAATCTTAGAAACAGAAGCGTCGCTTAAACGTTGGTTGATATATTCACGAACTTTAATGTCTTCATGCAAAAGATTAGCATAATCTTTTCCAGCGAACCATTTAGATTCCCAATCACGAATGACACCAATGCGAAGACCGACTGGATTTACCTTTTGACCCACGGATTATCCCTCCTTCTTTTCTGATACAACGATTGTAATGTGGCTCGTACGTTTGTTGATAGCACTAGCACGACCCATTGCACGTGGACGGAAACGTTTAAGAGTTGGACCTTCGCCTACATAAGCTTCAGTTATAACTAAATTGTTAACATCCATTTCAAAGTTGTGCTCAGCATTTGCCACAGCAGATTTTAGAACTTTTTCAATAACTGGAGAAGCAGTTTTCGGTGTGTGACGAAGAATCGCTACCGCTTCACCAATTTGCTTTCCTCGGATAAGGTCAATTACTAAACGAACTTTTCGAGGAGCAATACGTACAGTTTTTGCAACGGCTTTAGCTTGCATTTAAAAGCCTCCTCTCATTAACGTCTTGTTTTTTTATCGTCAGCTGCATGGCCTTTATACGTACGTGTAGGAGCAAACTCACCAAGTTTGTGTCCAACCATATCTTCAGTTACGTATACAGGAACATGTTTGCGACCATCATATACTGCGATCGTTTGACCGATGAATTGTGGAAAAATAGTAGAACGACGAGACCAAGTTTTGATCACTTGTTTTTTCTCTGATTCGTTTAACTTTTCAACCTTTTTGATTAAATGCTCATCTACGAATGGTCCTTTTTTCAAGCTACGGCCCATACTTGTACCTCCCTTCGCGAATGCACTACGGTTCTAAGTGAACCGTAGAAATTCACGTTATTTTTTACGACGACGTACGATGAATTTATCTGACTTATTGGTCTTCTTGCGAGTTTTATAACCAAGAGTTGGTTTACCCCAAGGAGTCATTGGAGACTTACGTCCGATTGGAGCGCGACCTTCACCACCACCATGAGGGTGATCATTAGGGTTCATTACAGAACCACGAACTGTAGGTCTGATGCCTAACCAGCGAGAACGTCCAGCTTTACCAATGTTGATAAGTTCATGTTGTTCATTTCCTACCTGACCAACAGTCGCGCGGCAAGTTGAAAGAATCATACGAACTTCACCAGAATTTAAACGAACTAATACGTATTTGCCTTCTTTACCTAGTACTTGCGCAGAAGTTCCAGCAGAACGTACTAATTGCCCGCCTTTACCTGGTTTTAACTCGATATTGTGGATAACTGTACCTACAGGAATATTTTGAAGTGGAAGTGCATTACCCACTTTAATATCAGCCTCAGGGCCAGAAACAATTTGTAAACCTACTTCTAGGTTTTTTGGAGCAAGGATATATCTTTTCTCACCATCTGCATAGTTGATTAGTGCAATGTTTGCAGAACGATTTGGATCATACTCAATTGTAGCAACGCGTCCTGGTATACCATCTTTATCGCGTTTAAAATCAATAATACGATATTGACGTTTGTGACCGCCGCCTTGATGACGTACAGTGATTTTACCTTGGTTGTTACGACCGCCTTTTCTGTGAACAGGCGCAAGTAATGACTTTTCTGGTTTATTCGTTGTGATTTCAGCGAAATCAGAAACCGTCATGCCGCGACGACCATTTGAGGTTGGTTTGTACTTTTTAATCGCCATCTCGTTTCCCTCCTATCTTAAAGAATATATTAGACTTCGAATAATTCGATTTCTTTGCTGTCAGCCGTTAATTTAACTACGGCTTTTTTACGCTTATTAGTAAGACCTGAATATCGTCCCACACGTTTGTATTTACCTTTGTAGTTCATTACGTTAACTTTCTCAACTTTCACACTAAAGATTGCTTCGATAGCGTCTTTAACTTGAGATTTGTTAGCTTTAACATCTACTTCAAACGTGTATTTCTTTTCAGTCATTAAGTCTGTTGATAATTCAGTGATTACGGGGCGCTTAATAATATCACGAGGATCTTTCATTATGCAAGCACCTCCTCTACTTTTTCCACAGCTGCTTTTGTCATAACAAGCTTCTCATGGTTAAGTACATCTAAAACATTAATTGAATTAGCAGTAAGAACTGTAATGCCAGGGATGTTACGTGCAGATAATGTAACAGTCTCGTTTACATCAGCAGTAACAATCAATGCTTTCTTTTCAATAGAAAGACCCGTTAAGATAGAAGTCATTTCTTTTGTTTTTGGAGCATTCATTAGTAAGTCTTCTAATACTAATACATTGTTTTCTTGCACTTTAGATGATAGAGCTGATTTGATCGCTAAACGGCGAACTTTTTTCGGTAATTTGTAAGCATAGCTGCGTGGTGTTGGACCGAATACGATACCACCGCCGCGCCATTGTGGAGAACGGATAGATCCTTGACGAGCACGCCCAGTACCTTTTTGTTTCCAAGGCTTGCGACCTCCGCCTCTAACTTCTGAACGATTTTTTACTTTATGGTTTCCTTGACGCAAGGAAGCTCTTTGCATGATAACCGCATCGAATAAAACGTGCTGATTAGGTTCGATACCAAAAACGGAATCATTTAGCTCAATTTCCCCAACGTTTGATCCGCTTTGGTTTAATAATGCTACTTTCGGCATTATCGAATTCCTCCTTTCTTATGAAAATTAATTAGATTTTACTGCTTTTTTAACAGTAATAAGTGCTTTTTTAGGACCAGGTACATTACCTTTGATCAATAACAAGTTGCGTTCAACGTCAACTTTAATGATTTCGAGGTTTTGAACAGTAGTGCGCTCTCCACCCATACGTCCTGGTAAAAGTTTGTTTTTGAATACACGGTTTGGAGCAACAGGACCCATTGAACCTGGGCGACGGTGGTAACGTGAACCATGTGACATTGGTCCGCGAGATTGGTTATGGCGTTTGATAGAGCCTTGGAAACCTTTACCTTTCGAGATACCTGTTACATCTACTACATCTCCAGCAGTGAAAATATCAACTTTGACTTCCTGACCAACTTCATACTCACCAGCTTCTCCGCGGAATTCCCTTACGAAGCGCTTAGGTGCAGTATTAGCTTTTGCAACGTGTCCTTTTGCAGGTTTGTTAGAAAGTTTGTCGCGTTTGTCTGAGAAACCGACTTGAACAGCAGCATAGCCGTCACTTTCAACAGTTTTCAATTGAAGAACAACGTTTCCAGTAGCCTCAATTACTGTTACCGGGATAAGGTCACCCTTTTCCGTGAATACTTGAGTCATACCGATTTTTTTTCCTAAGATTCCTTTGGTCATTAGTCACACCTCCTATAATTGTCTTTTAAGATCTATTTTTGAAATTAAAGTTTGATTTCAATGTCAACGCCTGACGGTAAGTCTAATCGCATTAATGCATCAACAGTTTGTGGTGTTGGGTTAATGATATCGATTAAGCG
Proteins encoded in this region:
- the rpsS gene encoding 30S ribosomal protein S19, whose amino-acid sequence is MGRSLKKGPFVDEHLIKKVEKLNESEKKQVIKTWSRRSTIFPQFIGQTIAVYDGRKHVPVYVTEDMVGHKLGEFAPTRTYKGHAADDKKTRR
- the rplW gene encoding 50S ribosomal protein L23, whose protein sequence is MKDPRDIIKRPVITELSTDLMTEKKYTFEVDVKANKSQVKDAIEAIFSVKVEKVNVMNYKGKYKRVGRYSGLTNKRKKAVVKLTADSKEIELFEV
- the rplB gene encoding 50S ribosomal protein L2 codes for the protein MAIKKYKPTSNGRRGMTVSDFAEITTNKPEKSLLAPVHRKGGRNNQGKITVRHQGGGHKRQYRIIDFKRDKDGIPGRVATIEYDPNRSANIALINYADGEKRYILAPKNLEVGLQIVSGPEADIKVGNALPLQNIPVGTVIHNIELKPGKGGQLVRSAGTSAQVLGKEGKYVLVRLNSGEVRMILSTCRATVGQVGNEQHELINIGKAGRSRWLGIRPTVRGSVMNPNDHPHGGGEGRAPIGRKSPMTPWGKPTLGYKTRKKTNKSDKFIVRRRKK
- the rplD gene encoding 50S ribosomal protein L4 is translated as MPKVALLNQSGSNVGEIELNDSVFGIEPNQHVLFDAVIMQRASLRQGNHKVKNRSEVRGGGRKPWKQKGTGRARQGSIRSPQWRGGGIVFGPTPRSYAYKLPKKVRRLAIKSALSSKVQENNVLVLEDLLMNAPKTKEMTSILTGLSIEKKALIVTADVNETVTLSARNIPGITVLTANSINVLDVLNHEKLVMTKAAVEKVEEVLA
- the rplV gene encoding 50S ribosomal protein L22; protein product: MQAKAVAKTVRIAPRKVRLVIDLIRGKQIGEAVAILRHTPKTASPVIEKVLKSAVANAEHNFEMDVNNLVITEAYVGEGPTLKRFRPRAMGRASAINKRTSHITIVVSEKKEG
- the rplC gene encoding 50S ribosomal protein L3, which produces MTKGILGKKIGMTQVFTEKGDLIPVTVIEATGNVVLQLKTVESDGYAAVQVGFSDKRDKLSNKPAKGHVAKANTAPKRFVREFRGEAGEYEVGQEVKVDIFTAGDVVDVTGISKGKGFQGSIKRHNQSRGPMSHGSRYHRRPGSMGPVAPNRVFKNKLLPGRMGGERTTVQNLEIIKVDVERNLLLIKGNVPGPKKALITVKKAVKSN
- the rplP gene encoding 50S ribosomal protein L16 gives rise to the protein MLLPKRVKYRREHRGKMRGRAKGGTEVHFGEFGIQALEASWITNRQIEAARIAMTRYMKRGGKVWIKIFPSKPYTAKPLEVRMGSGKGAPEGWVAVVKPGKVLFEIAGVSEEVAREALRLASHKLPIKTKFVKREEIGGESNES
- the rpsC gene encoding 30S ribosomal protein S3; this encodes MGQKVNPVGLRIGVIRDWESKWFAGKDYANLLHEDIKVREYINQRLSDASVSKIEIERAANRVNVTVHTAKPGMVIGKGGTEVEALRKALNQLTGKRVHINILEIKRADLDAKLVAENIARQLENRISFRRAQKQTIQRAMRAGAKGIKTMVSGRLGGADIARSEHYSEGTVPLHTLRADIDYGTAEADTTYGKLGVKVWIYRGEVLPTKKKKEEGGK